Proteins from a genomic interval of Croceicoccus naphthovorans:
- a CDS encoding DUF1489 family protein, whose translation MVDAGPLHLTKIAFGAKSYADIEQWFAGRRSPSLTTRYCPKRVEELEGGSLFWIHEHAIVARSPIIGFEQMENGRWLIQLEPRLIRVHSRPKRAHQGWRYLKHEDAPPDLGEGEDTGDVLPGRLLGKLSKLGLV comes from the coding sequence ATGGTTGATGCCGGGCCACTCCACCTGACCAAGATCGCATTCGGCGCGAAAAGCTATGCCGATATCGAGCAATGGTTCGCCGGTCGCCGCAGCCCGTCGCTGACGACGCGGTATTGCCCGAAACGGGTCGAGGAACTGGAAGGCGGATCGCTGTTCTGGATCCACGAACACGCCATCGTCGCGCGCAGCCCGATCATCGGGTTCGAGCAGATGGAGAACGGACGCTGGCTGATCCAGCTCGAACCCCGCCTGATCCGGGTGCACAGCCGCCCGAAACGCGCGCATCAGGGCTGGCGATATCTGAAGCACGAAGACGCCCCGCCCGATCTTGGCGAAGGCGAGGATACCGGCGACGTGCTGCCCGGCCGCCTGCTGGGCAAATTGTCAAAGCTGGGGCTGGTCTAG
- the nudC gene encoding NAD(+) diphosphatase — MADFDTRRAPIVNIDRADHVRSDPEALADYSGMRARLLLLNGLDPQIDAEGGLVWGSLADAEPDAELVFLGIDGDRGCFAAVPKRPTGVGREGFMRTITALHDSQVPIYACARSLVDWHARHRFCAQCGSHTVPVKGGWQRGCLNDACGAQHFPRTDPVTIMTVENRTEKGERRLLLGRGLGWPEGRYSALAGFVEPGETIEEAVRREVLEEAGLPIAQVRYRASQAWPMPSQLMIGCAAVTFHERIVVDKTELEDARWFTEAQVRDVMSGRDGLFLPPPRYAIAHRLIRDWLDGN, encoded by the coding sequence ATGGCAGATTTCGACACACGGCGCGCGCCCATCGTCAATATCGACCGCGCGGACCACGTTCGCAGCGATCCGGAGGCGCTGGCCGACTATTCGGGCATGCGCGCGCGGCTGCTCCTGCTGAACGGGCTGGACCCGCAGATCGACGCGGAGGGCGGACTGGTCTGGGGATCGCTGGCAGATGCGGAGCCGGATGCGGAACTGGTGTTCCTTGGCATCGACGGTGATCGGGGTTGTTTCGCCGCGGTGCCCAAGCGTCCGACCGGGGTGGGACGCGAAGGATTCATGCGGACGATTACCGCGCTGCACGATAGCCAGGTGCCGATTTATGCCTGCGCGCGCAGCCTTGTCGACTGGCATGCGCGGCATCGGTTCTGTGCGCAGTGCGGATCGCACACCGTGCCAGTCAAGGGCGGCTGGCAGCGTGGATGCCTGAACGACGCCTGCGGTGCGCAGCATTTCCCGCGTACCGATCCGGTGACGATAATGACGGTGGAGAACCGGACCGAGAAGGGCGAGCGCCGCCTGCTGCTGGGCCGAGGGCTGGGCTGGCCCGAGGGGCGCTATTCGGCGTTGGCGGGATTTGTCGAGCCGGGGGAAACCATCGAAGAGGCGGTGCGGCGCGAAGTGCTGGAAGAGGCGGGACTGCCCATCGCGCAAGTCCGTTATCGCGCCAGTCAGGCTTGGCCGATGCCCTCGCAACTGATGATCGGTTGCGCGGCCGTGACGTTTCACGAACGCATCGTCGTCGACAAGACCGAACTGGAAGACGCGCGCTGGTTTACCGAGGCGCAAGTACGCGATGTGATGTCAGGGCGCGACGGTTTGTTCTTGCCGCCCCCGCGCTATGCAATCGCGCATCGCCTGATCCGCGACTGGCTTGACGGGAACTAG
- the mgtE gene encoding magnesium transporter, with protein sequence MTNREDPTLLEERRPEDEVGEEDVREAEIEHLDEDDRLTREFVEAVRDAVYEGDEERVQELVEPLHPADIADLVELVPAEERPALGKAIAELMTGEVISELNEHVRDELFEDLSADAVAQIAEQMETDDAVAMIEDMEEAEQRAVLAELDPEDRAAIEDALSFPEESAGRLMQRDLVAVPEHITVGNLIDYLRDNADLTTEFWEVFVVDPAHRPVGTCQLSWILRTPRSVPIADVMKRDQTLIPATMDQEEVALRFQKYALISAAVVDAGGRLIGQITADDIVHIIQEEAGEDALLMSGAGEGDINQPIRQSYSERVRWLIANLGTALIASLIIAMFGAAIEKLVALAVLMPIVASIGGNAGTQTMAVAVRALAMNQLTQSNTVRVLWREMRVAMLNGVTVAALIGGATAFIFQPMLGVVIAVAVVINIITAGLAGVAVPVIFDRLDQDPAVASSVFVTMITDSMGFFAFLGLAVASGLVS encoded by the coding sequence ATGACAAACCGCGAAGACCCGACCCTGCTGGAAGAACGCCGCCCCGAAGACGAAGTGGGCGAAGAAGACGTGCGCGAGGCCGAGATCGAGCATCTCGACGAGGACGACCGCCTGACGCGCGAATTCGTCGAGGCCGTACGCGACGCGGTGTACGAAGGCGACGAGGAGCGCGTGCAGGAGCTGGTCGAACCGCTCCACCCCGCCGACATCGCCGACCTTGTCGAACTTGTCCCGGCAGAGGAACGCCCCGCGCTGGGCAAGGCCATCGCCGAACTGATGACCGGCGAGGTCATTTCCGAACTGAACGAACACGTCCGCGACGAACTGTTCGAAGACCTGTCCGCCGACGCGGTTGCGCAAATCGCCGAGCAGATGGAGACCGACGACGCGGTCGCCATGATCGAGGACATGGAGGAGGCCGAGCAGCGCGCCGTCCTTGCCGAGCTCGATCCCGAAGACCGCGCCGCGATCGAGGATGCGCTGTCCTTCCCCGAGGAATCGGCGGGTCGCCTGATGCAGCGCGATCTGGTCGCGGTGCCCGAGCACATCACCGTCGGCAACCTGATCGATTACCTGCGCGACAATGCCGACCTGACGACCGAGTTCTGGGAAGTCTTCGTCGTCGATCCCGCGCATCGTCCGGTAGGCACCTGCCAGCTTTCGTGGATCCTGCGCACCCCGCGCAGCGTGCCCATTGCCGACGTGATGAAGCGCGACCAGACGCTGATCCCGGCAACCATGGATCAGGAAGAAGTCGCGCTGCGCTTCCAGAAATACGCGCTGATCTCCGCCGCCGTCGTCGATGCCGGGGGCCGCTTGATCGGCCAGATCACCGCCGACGACATCGTCCACATCATTCAGGAAGAAGCGGGCGAGGACGCCCTGCTGATGTCCGGCGCGGGCGAGGGCGACATCAACCAGCCAATCCGGCAGTCCTATTCGGAACGCGTGCGCTGGCTGATCGCCAACCTTGGTACGGCGTTGATCGCATCGCTGATCATCGCGATGTTCGGGGCGGCCATCGAAAAGCTGGTCGCGCTGGCCGTGCTCATGCCCATTGTCGCCTCGATCGGCGGAAATGCCGGTACGCAGACGATGGCGGTTGCGGTGCGCGCGCTAGCTATGAATCAGCTGACGCAATCCAATACCGTGCGCGTGTTGTGGCGCGAAATGCGCGTGGCAATGCTGAACGGCGTGACGGTTGCGGCGCTGATCGGCGGGGCAACGGCGTTTATCTTCCAGCCGATGCTGGGCGTGGTCATCGCTGTAGCCGTCGTCATCAACATCATCACCGCGGGCCTTGCGGGCGTGGCGGTGCCCGTGATCTTTGACCGTCTGGATCAGGACCCGGCGGTGGCATCCTCGGTCTTCGTCACGATGATCACCGATTCGATGGGCTTCTTCGCCTTCCTCGGCCTTGCCGTCGCGTCGGGGCTGGTCAGTTAG